AGAAGAACTACAAGGACATGCTCGACATTGAGTTTACAATTCAGGATGGCAAGCTATACATGCTGCAGTGCCGCGTTGGAAAACGTACCGGAACTGCTGCCCTCAACATGGCCATGGATATGCTCCACGACAAGCTTATCGACGAGCCAACCGCAGTAATGCGTCTCGACCCTGCTCAGCTCGACGAACTCCTTCACCCCATTATCGACCCTGCTTCCGAGAAGGATGCAACCCCATTCGTTAAGGGTCTTCCTGCAGGTCCAGGTGCCGCTGTAGGTAAGGTAGTGTTTACAGCAGAGGATGCTGTAGCATGGTTCCGCAAGGGCGAAAAGGTTATCTTGGTTCGTGAAGAGACCAATCCAGAAGATGTTGAAGGTATGCGTGCCGCTGCAGGTATTCTTACCGCCCGTGGTGGTATGACCTCTCACGCTGCGCTTGTTGCCCGCGGATGGGGTAAGTGCTGCATCGTTGGTGCTGGCGCACTCCACGTTGACGTTGATGCCAAGATTGCAAAGGTTGTTGGAACCGACGTTGTTATTAAGGAAGGTGATATCCTCACCCTTAATGGAACCAAGGGACACGCTTACCAAGGCTCACTTAAACTCATGGATGCCACTGAAAACCCACGCTTCCAAGAGTTCATGAAGTTGGTGGACAAGAATCGCAAGATGGGTGTTCGCACCAATGCCGATACTGCTGTTGATGCAAAGATTGCCCGCGATTTTGGAGCCGAAGGTGTCGGTCTGTTCCGCACCGAGCACATGTTCTACGGTGAAGGTGCCGAGCAACCTCTATTCCTGCTCCGCAAGATGATTCTCAGCTCTACCGTTGAGGAGCGTCGTGCTGCGCTTGACGAGCTTTCAGTATTTGTTAAGAAGGATATGAAGGCTACGCTGTTGGCTATGGATACCCTGCCAGTAACCTTCCGTTTGCTCGACCCACCACTTCACGAATTTGTTCCTCAAGGTGCTGAAAAGCAGGCTGAGCTAGCTAAGGCTCTTGGCATTTCTGTTGATGCCATTGCTAAGCGCGGTGAAGCACTCCACGAGAGTAACCCAATGATGGGTCACCGTGGTGTTCGTCTTGGCGTTACCTATCCTGAAGTTTCTGAAATGCAGGTAAGAGCTATCTTTGAGGCTACTGCCGAGCTGATGAAGGAAGGCAAGAGTCCAAAGCCAGAAATTATGGTTCCTGTAACCTGCGACGTTTCTGAGCTCGACTTCACCAAGAAGATTGTTGACCGCGTATATGCCGAAGTTATTGCCAAGTTTGGAATCAAGGAAATTCACTACCTCTACGGTACCATGATTGAAATTCCTCGCGCTTCCCTACTTGCTGACCGTATGGCTAAAACCGCCCAGTTCTTCTCCTTTGGAACCAACGACCTTACTCAGATGTCGTTTGGCTTCAGCCGCGATGATATTGGCGGGTTTATGAACCACTACCTCGATGCTAAGCTGTTGGCTGCTGACCCATTCCAGACCATTGATCAGGACGGCGTTGGACAGCTCATCACCATGGGTGTTGAAAAGGGCCGTTCCACTCGCCCCGACCTTAAGGTTGGGATCTGCGGCGAGCAAGGTGGTGACCCTGCTTCGGTAGAGTTCTGCTTCAAGAACGGACTCAACTACGTTAGCTGCTCACCATTCCGCGTGCCAATTGCACGTTTGGCTGCAGCTCAATCGTCCATCAGAGCTTCAAGAAAGAAGTAATTGCTGATTACATAAGATAGACAAGCCGCTCCATTTTGGGGCGGCTTCTTTTTTATACCGATGCTCTCATCGCACAAATCCGTTCTATTTGGCTCTTTGTAACGCTGCAAATTCTTTCTCGACCAATGCAACGCTTAAACCGTCGGCAGCAATATGGGGTGAGGAGATGCAAAGGCCTCCAAGGATATGTCCCAGAAGTAGGCAATCGGAGAGCTCATACTTTTGCTTGTAACCATATAGAAAGCCGGAAAAGAAGGCATCGCCGGCACCATTGGCATCCACCAGCTGATACTTGCTCACAGAAGGAGTATCGAGCCACGTCCCTTCAGGAGTGAGCAGTGTTGCCCCTGCCTTACCATGCGTGCACACCACCAACCGCTTACCCTTGGCCATAATCGCGGCCATGGTTTTTCTATGGTCGGGAAGATTGTCGGAGCTCATAAAGATATAGTCCGAAGCCTCAATAAAATCGTGATGGTAGCTGCTTACACCATCGTAGTCGTGCAGATCGGTCCAAACCTCACTCCCATGCTTTTTCAGGAAGGGAATGTAGTTGCGGCAATAGTTCACAATGTTGAGCACCACCACATCGGCCTTTTTAATCTCAGGCTCCATGTCGGCATAACGGATTGGTGGCTCATTGGAGGTTGGATTTACGAAAATGGAAATCCTTCGTCCTAACTTATCCATAATGTTTACATGTCGCTCGGTTCCGTTGGGGTCGATATCGTAAATTGCACAAATGGGTTTTGAACCCAAAAAATTCTTTATCCGCTGGCCATACATATCGTTACCCAGCACCACCTGAAGTGTGGTATCAAAACCAAGGTAGCAGCAGTTGGCAGCCTTTCCTGTTCCTGTAGAGCCAACCGTTTCAACAAACACCGACTCGTGAATGGTCTGCGGTATGGGTTCTGGAAATTCATCGAGGTAAACGATGGAGTCGAAGGAAGCTCCTCCCAATATCAATAGGTTCATGGTTCCTTTACTTTGTGATTACAAAGGCAAGTTATTAAATTAACAAAATCAAGAATCATCCAAATACAAGATATTAACCGATTCGTAGAAAATCCAAAGGTGCCATGGTGCTACATCCACAAGGCCAAAGCAACACCTGCATGCTAGTGACAAAAATTATGCACAAATAAAGGAAATATCAAAACGTAAATGAACAACCATTCATTCTCTTTGTTTTTTCTGCATTATCAACCTCAACAAAATGGTACGGCAAAAAACGGAAGACAAGCGGGAAGCAATACTGAAAGCCACTCTAGGATTGGTTAACAACAACGGGTTCCACGCGGCACCCATGTCGAAAATTGCTACAGATGCAGGTATTTCCGCTGGCACCATCTACCTCTACTTTCAGAACAAGGAAGACCTGATAAACACGCTCTACCGAGAACTGAAAAATAAGTTTGCGAGCAAAGCATTGCAAGGTTTTAACCAAGAAGCACCCGTAAAAAAGGGGTTCGAAACTATCTGGAGAAACATTCTTCAATACAAACTGAGTGAACCGGAGGAGGCCGCCTTCCTGGAGCAGTGCGACAATACCCCAATGGTTACCGACGCCAGCCGAGAAGTTGGATTCAAGTCAGTGCAGCCGCTTTTCGACCTGTGGGAGCGCGGTCAACACGAAGGTATTATTAAGCCACTATGCCGCCACATGCTCTTTGCCTTTTCGCTTTTTCCGATGATATACGTAGCTCGTGTCTACATTAAATCGGGTAAAGAGCTGAGTGCCGAGGCTATCAACATGGCCTTTGAGGCTTCTTGGGACGCCATTAAAACCTAAAAAAATTTCACAATCACTGAATATTTGTTCATTCTAAAAATTTCAACATATATGGAAACTCAGAAAAAAAAATACACCGCAATTGCCACCGCCACAGGCGGTAGAAATAACGCTTGACCGCGTTAAGGAGGGTGGCCTTGGCCTTTCGTCCAAACTGCTAATAAAAACTAATAGAGACGGCACACAAGGTTTACCCCTTCTCCAAAGCCACACGCAACAACATTGAGGTAGAATTAACTCTCCTCTCCTAATCACAAAAACAACAGACAATGAATAGAGAAATATTGCTAAAATCGAGACCAGTGGGTAAGCCCACGGCCGAAAACTTTGAAATAGTAAAGGCACCTGCCATAACGCTAAACAACGGTGAACTTCTGCTAAAGGCTAGGTTCATTTCGGTAGACCCCTACATGCGTGGGAGAATGAGCGATGCAAAATCGTACATTGAACCATATCAGATTGGAAAGCCAATCGAAGGCGGAGTAGTTGCAGAGGTGGTTGAAAGTCGCAGTCCACAATTTAGCCCCGGCGATGCAGTGATTGGCATGCTACAGTGGAAACTGGTACAGGCAGTGCCTGCCGAAAAGGTAACCAAGCTAAACAAGGAAGTTGCTCAACTTGGCTACTACCTTGGCATACTTGGAATGCCCGGACTTACGGCCTACTTTGGTCTGCTGGACATTGGTAAACCGCAGGAAGGCGAAACCGTCGTGGTTTCCGGTGCAGCTGGTGCGGTAGGCATGGTTGTGGGTCAAATTGCTAAGCTAAAAGGCTGCCACGTAGTTGGCATAGCAGGCAGCGATGCCAAAATCAACTACCTCAAAAAAGAGTTGAAGTTTGATGAGGTAATAAACTACCGAACCACCAAAAACATTGCCGAGGCTGTGGCTCAAGCATGTCCCAACGGTGTGGACGTTTACTTCGATAATGTGGGGGGCGAAATTTCGGACGCGGTAATGGCGCAAATCAACAAGGGCGCAAGGATAGCTGTCTGCGGACAAATATCGCTCTACAACAGCACCGAAATGCCGGTTGGACCAAGGCTACAACCCACAATCCTAAAGAAAAGCGCACTTATGCAGGGCTTCATCGTAAGCAACTATGCAGCAAGGTTTCCCGAGGGTGTAAAGCAGCTGGCTCAGTGGCTTAGTGAGGGAAAGCTAACCTACCAACAAACCATAACCAAAGGTTTCGAAAACCTGCCCGCCGCATTTATGGGACTATTCGAAGGAGAAAATATGGGCAAGTCGTTAGTCGAAATCGAGTAAGGATTGTTTAACAGAAAAATATTTACGCTATGAAAACACGACAACTAGGAAAGAGTAAGCTCAACGTTTTCCCCATTGGCCTTGGTGCCATGGGAATGTCCGATTTTTATGGGCAAGCCGACGAGAAAGAATCGATAAAAACGTTGCACACTGCCATTGAACATGGGGTAAATTTTATCGATACGGCCGATATGTATGGCTACGGAGAAAACGAAAAGTTGGTGCACAAGGCCTTTAACGGCATGTGGGACAAGTTAATTCTCGCCACCAAGTTTGGTATTGTTCGCGACAAGCAAAACCCGGTTAACCGGAGTATTAACGGTAAGCCGGAATATGTGAAGCAGGCCTGTGAAGCCAGCCTTAAGCGGCTAGGTCGCGAAACCATCGACCTTTACTACCTGCACCGCGTCGACCAGTCCACTCCCATTGAGGAGACCGTTGGCGCGATGGCCGAGCTGGTTAAGGAGGGAAAGGTTCGCTACATTGGTCTTTCGGAGATTTCAGGAGAAACGCTTCGCCGCGCTAATGCCGTTCACCCCATCACCGCCGTGCAAAGCGAATACTCACTCTGGTCGCAGGACGTAGAGCAAACCACCCTACCAACCATTCGCGAACTTGGTGCAAGCCTTGTAGCCTACAGCCCGCTGGGCCGTGGATTCCTCACCGGACGATTCCAAAAGTTTGATGATTTGCCAAAGGACGATTTTCGACGCTTCTCGCCGCGCTTTCAGGGTGAAAACTTCGATAAAAACCTACAGCTGCTGAAATTGGTAGAGGAAATTGCCGCCGACAAGGGGTGTAAGCCATCGCA
Above is a genomic segment from Williamwhitmania sp. containing:
- the ppdK gene encoding pyruvate, phosphate dikinase: MTQVKRVYSFGGKTAEGKADMKNLLGGKGANLAEMCLLELPVPAGFTITTDTCNDYYKNGTELPADLMPQVWEAMKNVENIMGMKYGDTENPLLVSCRSGARSSMPGMMDTVLNIGLSSKTIPGLLKKTNNPRFVWDSYRRLIMMYADVVMEKAEGIEPVGGGIRKQLDGMLDKFKHSKGYKSDTDMSADDLKLLGEDFKKKIQEVLGKPFPDDAKEQMIGGIKAVFKSWNGKKAVSYRRIEGIPDDWGTAVNVQSMVFGNMGDSSATGVAFTRNPATGDNIFYGEWLVNAQGEDVVAGIRTPNPLNDDTKNEQNNHLHSMQESMPGTYKELDKIRATLEKNYKDMLDIEFTIQDGKLYMLQCRVGKRTGTAALNMAMDMLHDKLIDEPTAVMRLDPAQLDELLHPIIDPASEKDATPFVKGLPAGPGAAVGKVVFTAEDAVAWFRKGEKVILVREETNPEDVEGMRAAAGILTARGGMTSHAALVARGWGKCCIVGAGALHVDVDAKIAKVVGTDVVIKEGDILTLNGTKGHAYQGSLKLMDATENPRFQEFMKLVDKNRKMGVRTNADTAVDAKIARDFGAEGVGLFRTEHMFYGEGAEQPLFLLRKMILSSTVEERRAALDELSVFVKKDMKATLLAMDTLPVTFRLLDPPLHEFVPQGAEKQAELAKALGISVDAIAKRGEALHESNPMMGHRGVRLGVTYPEVSEMQVRAIFEATAELMKEGKSPKPEIMVPVTCDVSELDFTKKIVDRVYAEVIAKFGIKEIHYLYGTMIEIPRASLLADRMAKTAQFFSFGTNDLTQMSFGFSRDDIGGFMNHYLDAKLLAADPFQTIDQDGVGQLITMGVEKGRSTRPDLKVGICGEQGGDPASVEFCFKNGLNYVSCSPFRVPIARLAAAQSSIRASRKK
- a CDS encoding carbohydrate kinase family protein, whose protein sequence is MNLLILGGASFDSIVYLDEFPEPIPQTIHESVFVETVGSTGTGKAANCCYLGFDTTLQVVLGNDMYGQRIKNFLGSKPICAIYDIDPNGTERHVNIMDKLGRRISIFVNPTSNEPPIRYADMEPEIKKADVVVLNIVNYCRNYIPFLKKHGSEVWTDLHDYDGVSSYHHDFIEASDYIFMSSDNLPDHRKTMAAIMAKGKRLVVCTHGKAGATLLTPEGTWLDTPSVSKYQLVDANGAGDAFFSGFLYGYKQKYELSDCLLLGHILGGLCISSPHIAADGLSVALVEKEFAALQRAK
- a CDS encoding TetR/AcrR family transcriptional regulator: MVRQKTEDKREAILKATLGLVNNNGFHAAPMSKIATDAGISAGTIYLYFQNKEDLINTLYRELKNKFASKALQGFNQEAPVKKGFETIWRNILQYKLSEPEEAAFLEQCDNTPMVTDASREVGFKSVQPLFDLWERGQHEGIIKPLCRHMLFAFSLFPMIYVARVYIKSGKELSAEAINMAFEASWDAIKT
- a CDS encoding NADP-dependent oxidoreductase, coding for MNREILLKSRPVGKPTAENFEIVKAPAITLNNGELLLKARFISVDPYMRGRMSDAKSYIEPYQIGKPIEGGVVAEVVESRSPQFSPGDAVIGMLQWKLVQAVPAEKVTKLNKEVAQLGYYLGILGMPGLTAYFGLLDIGKPQEGETVVVSGAAGAVGMVVGQIAKLKGCHVVGIAGSDAKINYLKKELKFDEVINYRTTKNIAEAVAQACPNGVDVYFDNVGGEISDAVMAQINKGARIAVCGQISLYNSTEMPVGPRLQPTILKKSALMQGFIVSNYAARFPEGVKQLAQWLSEGKLTYQQTITKGFENLPAAFMGLFEGENMGKSLVEIE
- a CDS encoding aldo/keto reductase, which produces MKTRQLGKSKLNVFPIGLGAMGMSDFYGQADEKESIKTLHTAIEHGVNFIDTADMYGYGENEKLVHKAFNGMWDKLILATKFGIVRDKQNPVNRSINGKPEYVKQACEASLKRLGRETIDLYYLHRVDQSTPIEETVGAMAELVKEGKVRYIGLSEISGETLRRANAVHPITAVQSEYSLWSQDVEQTTLPTIRELGASLVAYSPLGRGFLTGRFQKFDDLPKDDFRRFSPRFQGENFDKNLQLLKLVEEIAADKGCKPSQLALAWLLAQGNEVVPIPGTTKVANLLENIAAVNISLTNDEISRIGNVMKNIHGERYDASGMKLVNA